Proteins encoded by one window of Chryseobacterium foetidum:
- a CDS encoding class I SAM-dependent methyltransferase → MGQDIQQFINANLNSDLHSLLLKKSPFPDVSMQEIVQQIKGKQVAQRKFPFLLQDGIIFPPQLNLEQSSSEKTAQYKSEILKGKKFIDLTSGFGIDAYYLSKNFDEVILVEQNTELLDIVKDNWKILDKKATFINQKLEDFLIGNKEIFDVIYLDPARRDQNKNKVFLLEDLSPNILEIQDQLLSISEQVIIKLSPLIDLKYLLSVLKNVSGIEIIAVKNDVKEIVVFLSKNYSGEVICNCVNLESGEKDFSFEINAEKNASATYYEPQRFIYIPNNTILKAGIFNLISEHFNLNKLHPNSHFYTSDTKLENFPGRILEMEVIDAKQIKKKEQFNIISKNYPLKPEEIRKKHQLKDGGESYLIFTQSKKGKIILKSV, encoded by the coding sequence GTGGGACAAGATATTCAGCAATTCATCAATGCAAATCTCAATTCAGACTTGCATTCATTGCTATTAAAAAAATCCCCGTTTCCTGATGTTTCAATGCAGGAAATCGTGCAGCAGATCAAAGGAAAACAGGTCGCTCAGAGAAAGTTTCCGTTTTTGTTACAAGATGGAATTATCTTTCCGCCACAACTCAATCTGGAGCAATCTTCTTCCGAAAAAACAGCTCAATATAAATCAGAAATTTTAAAAGGAAAGAAATTCATCGATCTTACGAGCGGCTTTGGAATTGATGCATATTATTTATCTAAAAATTTCGACGAAGTCATATTGGTTGAACAAAACACGGAACTTTTAGATATTGTAAAAGACAATTGGAAGATTTTAGATAAGAAAGCAACTTTTATCAATCAAAAACTGGAAGATTTTCTGATTGGAAATAAAGAAATTTTTGATGTAATTTATCTCGATCCCGCAAGAAGAGATCAGAATAAAAACAAAGTTTTCCTTCTTGAAGATCTTTCCCCAAATATTCTTGAAATTCAGGATCAACTGCTTTCGATATCCGAACAGGTAATTATTAAACTTTCGCCTCTGATTGATTTAAAATATCTGCTTTCCGTTTTAAAAAATGTTTCAGGGATTGAAATTATTGCTGTAAAAAATGATGTGAAAGAGATTGTGGTTTTTCTTTCTAAAAATTATTCAGGAGAAGTGATCTGCAATTGCGTAAACCTCGAAAGCGGTGAAAAAGATTTCAGTTTTGAGATAAATGCTGAAAAAAACGCTTCCGCAACCTATTATGAGCCTCAGAGATTTATTTATATTCCCAATAATACAATCCTGAAAGCAGGAATTTTTAATTTAATTTCTGAACATTTTAACTTAAATAAACTTCATCCAAACAGTCATTTTTATACTTCTGATACTAAGCTTGAAAATTTTCCCGGACGTATTTTGGAAATGGAAGTGATTGATGCTAAACAAATTAAGAAAAAAGAACAGTTTAATATTATTTCAAAAAATTACCCGTTAAAACCGGAGGAAATCAGGAAGAAACACCAGCTGAAAGACGGCGGAGAATCGTATCTTATTTTTACACAGTCCAAAAAAGGAAAAATTATTTTAAAATCAGTGTGA
- a CDS encoding GxxExxY protein, whose product MNENEISFNIRKSIFDVYNELGPGLLEKVYEKILAYDLQNKGLKVQTQVPIPIRFKGLCIESSFIADIIVEEKVIIEIKSIEEIGNVHHKQLLTYLKLANLKLGILVNFNTDYIDKNIFRKINGHIS is encoded by the coding sequence ATGAATGAAAATGAGATAAGCTTTAACATCCGAAAATCGATTTTTGATGTTTACAATGAACTTGGCCCAGGTTTATTGGAGAAAGTTTACGAGAAAATCCTTGCTTATGATTTGCAAAACAAAGGTCTTAAAGTTCAAACTCAGGTTCCGATTCCTATAAGATTTAAAGGTTTGTGTATTGAATCCAGTTTTATTGCAGATATAATTGTTGAAGAAAAAGTGATTATCGAAATAAAATCAATTGAAGAAATCGGGAATGTTCATCATAAACAACTTCTGACCTATCTGAAATTAGCAAACTTAAAATTAGGCATACTTGTTAATTTCAATACTGATTACATCGACAAAAATATATTCAGAAAAATTAATGGTCACATCTCCTGA